The following proteins come from a genomic window of Alnus glutinosa chromosome 10, dhAlnGlut1.1, whole genome shotgun sequence:
- the LOC133880574 gene encoding mRNA cap guanine-N7 methyltransferase 2 isoform X2, which yields MNQLAVPRSESTHQRLYEFARTALVKIFAHPYATVCELFCGGGLDADKWDDAQIGHYMGIDVSSSGITQIREAWESQRKAYTAEFFELDPCSENIEMHLQEKTNQADVVCCLQHLQLCFETEERARKLLQNVSSLLKPGGYFFGITPDSSTIWAKYQKNVEAYHNKSSSMKPNIVPNCIRSESYMITFEVEEEKLAREAGLEYVEIQNLTEFYDDNRAQFAGMLMNSGPNLVDPRGRLLPRSYDVLGLYTSFIFQKPDPDVAPPIMTPLLQESSYNHDEREWQGTGWRDDEKSGHTEPPLSLGKINDQKGILGPGPADLRFSEAL from the exons ATGAATCAACTCGCGGTCCCCAGGAGCGAGTCGACTCACCAGAGGCTCTACGAGTTCGCCAGAACCGCTCTCGTCAAGATCTTTGCCCACCCCTACGCCACGGTGTGCGAGTTGTTCTGTGGAGGAGGATTGGACGCTGACAAGTGGGACGATGCCCAAATCGGCCACTACATGGGAATCG ATGTATCGTCATCTGGAATAACCCAAATAAGAGAAGCGTGGGAGAGCCAGAGGAAGGCTTACACTGCTGAGTTCTTTGAGCTTGACCCTTGCTCG GAAAATATAGAGATGCATTTGCAGGAGAAGACCAATCAGGCTGATGTAGTGTGCTGCTTGCAGCATTTGCAg TTGTGCTTCGAAACTGAGGAGAGAGCAAGGAAACTTCTACAAAATGTGTCGTCGTTGCTGAAACCGGGGggttatttttttggtattacTCCTGACTCATCTACAATATG GGCAAAGTACCAGAAGAATGTTGAAGCATACCACAACAAAAGCAGCAGCATGAAGCCAAACATTGTTCCCAATTGCATTCGATCAGAGAGCTACATGATCACCTTTGAAGTCGAGGAAGAAAA GTTGGCAAGAGAAGCTGGTCTCGAGTATGTCGAAATACAAAACTTAACGGAATTTTATGATGACAACAG AGCCCAATTTGCAGGCATGCTAATGAATTCCGGTCCAAACCTTGTTGATCCTAGAGGGAGACTGCTTCCTCGATCTTATGATGTTTTAG GTCTTTATACgagttttatatttcaaaaGCCAGATCCAGATGTTGCCCCCCCAATAATGACCCCTTTATTGCAGGAGAGTAGTTACAATCATGATGAG AGAGAATGGCAGGGGACTGGGTGGAGAGATGATGAAAAGAGTGGACATACAGAGCCGCCTCTTTCCCTAGGCAAGATTAACGACCAGAAAGGGATTTTGGGTCCCGGCCCTGCAGATTTACGATTTTCGGAGGCGCTTTGA
- the LOC133880574 gene encoding mRNA cap guanine-N7 methyltransferase 2 isoform X1, producing MNQLAVPRSESTHQRLYEFARTALVKIFAHPYATVCELFCGGGLDADKWDDAQIGHYMGIDVSSSGITQIREAWESQRKAYTAEFFELDPCSENIEMHLQEKTNQADVVCCLQHLQLCFETEERARKLLQNVSSLLKPGGYFFGITPDSSTIWAKYQKNVEAYHNKSSSMKPNIVPNCIRSESYMITFEVEEEKFPLFGKKYQLKFASDISAETHCLVHFPSFIRLAREAGLEYVEIQNLTEFYDDNRAQFAGMLMNSGPNLVDPRGRLLPRSYDVLGLYTSFIFQKPDPDVAPPIMTPLLQESSYNHDEREWQGTGWRDDEKSGHTEPPLSLGKINDQKGILGPGPADLRFSEAL from the exons ATGAATCAACTCGCGGTCCCCAGGAGCGAGTCGACTCACCAGAGGCTCTACGAGTTCGCCAGAACCGCTCTCGTCAAGATCTTTGCCCACCCCTACGCCACGGTGTGCGAGTTGTTCTGTGGAGGAGGATTGGACGCTGACAAGTGGGACGATGCCCAAATCGGCCACTACATGGGAATCG ATGTATCGTCATCTGGAATAACCCAAATAAGAGAAGCGTGGGAGAGCCAGAGGAAGGCTTACACTGCTGAGTTCTTTGAGCTTGACCCTTGCTCG GAAAATATAGAGATGCATTTGCAGGAGAAGACCAATCAGGCTGATGTAGTGTGCTGCTTGCAGCATTTGCAg TTGTGCTTCGAAACTGAGGAGAGAGCAAGGAAACTTCTACAAAATGTGTCGTCGTTGCTGAAACCGGGGggttatttttttggtattacTCCTGACTCATCTACAATATG GGCAAAGTACCAGAAGAATGTTGAAGCATACCACAACAAAAGCAGCAGCATGAAGCCAAACATTGTTCCCAATTGCATTCGATCAGAGAGCTACATGATCACCTTTGAAGTCGAGGAAGAAAA GTTCCCGTTATTTGGAAAGAAATACCAACTGAAATTTGCCAGTGATATTTCTGCTGAAACCCATTGCCTGGTTCATTTTCCAAGTTTCATCAG GTTGGCAAGAGAAGCTGGTCTCGAGTATGTCGAAATACAAAACTTAACGGAATTTTATGATGACAACAG AGCCCAATTTGCAGGCATGCTAATGAATTCCGGTCCAAACCTTGTTGATCCTAGAGGGAGACTGCTTCCTCGATCTTATGATGTTTTAG GTCTTTATACgagttttatatttcaaaaGCCAGATCCAGATGTTGCCCCCCCAATAATGACCCCTTTATTGCAGGAGAGTAGTTACAATCATGATGAG AGAGAATGGCAGGGGACTGGGTGGAGAGATGATGAAAAGAGTGGACATACAGAGCCGCCTCTTTCCCTAGGCAAGATTAACGACCAGAAAGGGATTTTGGGTCCCGGCCCTGCAGATTTACGATTTTCGGAGGCGCTTTGA